TTTCTAGTAGTGACGAGATTAAAGATAAGTTTGTGTCTCAGTTTATTCTTGAGGCAGGAATTAGAACTGAAAATAAGACTAGAGCTTTAAAAGATTATTTTTATAATATGTCTGTCAAGGATATGATTTCAAAGATGATATCAGGAGTTACAAGAGATGAACTTAAGAATTATAAATCCGATTCTCTCAATTATTTAGTAAACAGTGAGTATCCTTTAATTACGGACCCTATGCCTAATGTACTCTTTACAAGAGATCCCTTTGCAAGTGTCGGGAATGGGGTAACAATAAACAGGATGAGAACTAGGACAAGGAGAAGAGAGACAATATTTGCAGAGTATATTTTTGGTTATCATCCTGTTTACAAAGAAAATATACCTATATGGTTTACTAGAGACGAAGATACTACTTTAGAAGGTGGAGATGAGTTAATCTTGAGTCGAGATGTTTTAGCTATTGGTGTTTCTGAGAGAACTGAGGCTGAATCTGTTGAAAAAGTAGCTAGAAAGCTTTTTCAAGCAAAGGCATCTTTTAGTACTATTTTGGCTTTTCAAATCCCACAGAGCAGAGCTTATATGCATCTGGATACAGTTTTTACCCAAATAGATCATAATACCTTTACTAGTTTTAGCAGCGATGATATGAGTTTTACTATTTACGCTTTAACTTACGACTCGGGCTCTGGCAATATTAAGGTTAAGAGCGAGAAGGCGAAGTTGGAGGATATTTTAGGTTTCTATCTTGGGTGTAAGGTTAATATAATAAATTGTGCCGGAGGGAATTTAATTCATGGGGCGAGAGAGCAATGGAATGATGGGGCTAATACTTTAGCAATAGCTCCAGGGGAAGTGGTAGTTTATTCTAGAAATCATGTTACTAATAGATTGCTTAAAGAATTTGGAATTAAAGTTCATGAAATCCCTTCTAGTGAGCTTTCACGAGGAAGGGGCGGCCCAAGATGCATGTCAATGCCTTTAATAAGGGACGATATTTAAATTAAGGAAGGAGAATTTTATGTATAATTTACGAAACAGAAGTTTTTTAAGGATTTTAGATTTTACTCAAAAGGAAATTAAATATTTACTTGATTTGTCTCACAATTTAAAAAGAGCTAAGTATACTGGGGTTGAGAAGCAGAAACTTAAGGGAAAGAATATAGCTATAATTTTTGAAAAAGATTCAACAAGAACAAGATGTGCATTTGAGGTTGCTGCTTATGATCAGGGTGCTGGGGTTACTTATTTGGGGCCAACGGGAAGTCAAATAGGCAAGAAGGAGTCTATTGCTGATACAGCAAGAGTATTGGGAAGAATGTATGATGCTATTGAATTTAGAGGATTTTCCCAGCAGGCTGTAGAGGATTTGGCTAGATACTCTAATGTTCCAGTTTATAATGGACTAACGGATATTGCGCACCCGACACAGGTTCTTGCTGACTTTATGACCATTGAAGAGCATAAGGGGTGTTTAAAAAAATTGAAGATGGTGTTTTGTGGTGACGGTAGGAATAATGTTGCTAATTCTTTAATGGAAGGTTGTGCCATGATGGGCATGGATTTTAGAATATTTGCCCCAAAGGAACTTTTCCCAGAACCAGAGTTGGTAGACAAGGTAAGGGGAGTAGCACACAAGAGCGGAGGCAGGATTACTATTTCTAGTTCTATTGAAGAAACAGTTAAAGATGCTGATGTTGTCTATACTGATGTTTGGGTATCTATGGGAGAAATTAATTGGGATGAAAGGATAAAGCTTTTAAAGCCATATCAGGTTAATAAGGAACTTATGAAATTAGCAAAGGAAGATGCAATATTTATGCATTGCCTACCGGCTTTTCATGATTTAAATACAGTGCTTGGTAAGGAATTATTTGACAAGTATGGTCTTGAGGGTGTTGAGGTTACGGATGATGTTTTTGAAAGTAATCAATCTGTTGTGTTTGATGAGGCTGAAAATAGATTGCATACAATTAAGGCTGTAATGGTTGCAACTTTGGGTTAGTCTTGTTTACATTGTGTTGTGTTAAGGAAATGCGAGATGTGTCAGGAGGGATATCATGATTGGGAAGATCAAAATTCCGAGTAGTTTTACAATAATATTTTCTTTAATAGTTATTATGACGGTATTAACTTATGTATTACCCGCTGGTGAGTTTTCTAAGGAGATGAGAGAAGTTAGTGGGAGCATGAAAGAGGTTGTTGTGGCTGGGACTTACCACACAGTGGATAGGGCTCCTAGGGGATTTTTTGATGGTATTTATACCGTTTTAACTTCAATGGCTAAAGGCATGGAACATGCTGTTGAGGTTATTGTATTTATTTTAATTGTTGGTGGAGCTTATGGTGTAATTTTAAGAACCGGAGCAGTTGATGCGGGAATAGCTGCAGCAATTAGAAAGATGGGAAACAAGGATAAGCTTCTTATTCCTTTTATGATGTTTATTTTTTCAATAGGAGGAACTACAACGGGAATGTGCGAAGAAACACTTCCATTTTACCTTGTCATGATTCCTTTAGTGCTAGCCTTAGGTTATGATATGATAGTGGCGGTTTCAATTATTGCATTAGGAGCTGGTATAGGAACTATGGCCTCCACTATTAATCCATTTGCAACAGGAATTGCGTCAGCGATCGCTGGTATTGATTTAAATGAAGGATTTTATTTTCGCATTGTTTTATATGTAGTATCTACTTTGGTTGCAATAATATATGTTTTAGTGTACGCGGTAAGAGTTAAGAATGATCCCACTAAATCTATAGTTTATGCAAAAAGGGAAGAACACTATAATGCATTTATTAAAGATAGCGGCGGTAATAGCGGGTCGGATATCCCAGAGTTTACAAATGCACGTAAAATAGTTTTGCTTTTATATGGGATAATGATTTTATTTTTAACATATAGCATTATACAACTTGGTTGGTGGATGCAAGAGATGACTATGTTGTATCTTGGCACAGCTATTCTTTCGGCCTTGGTTTGCAAGATGAGTGAATCTCAGATGTGGGATGCATTTATAGAGGGTGCTAAAGATATGATGACAGCTGCTGTTATTATTGGAATAGCTAGAGGGGTTATGATAGTAGCTGACGATGGATTGATTACGGCTACAATATTAAATGCAGCGGCTGAATTTTTATACGGATTGCCAAAAGTTTTGTTTATAGTTTTAAATGAAATTGTACAAATACTGATAGGGTTTGTTGTCCCCTCATCGTCTGGGCATGCAAGTCTTACGATGCCAATAATGGCACCTTTGGCTGACTTTTTGGAGATGCCACGGGCATCTGTTGTTATTGCAATGCAAACAGCATCTGGGCTTGTCAATTTATTGACTCCTACTGGAGTTATAATGGCAGTTTTAGGAATTGCAAGATTAGGATATGGAAGTTGGGTTAGATTTGTTGTGCCATTGTTTGTTATTGAATTTGTAATATGTATTTTGGTGATAATGGCCAATGTTTATATTTAATCATAGATGAGGAGTGTATGAAGATGGATAGTAAGAAAATAGTCATATGTCTTGGGGGAAATGCCTTGGAGGATGGCAATGGCGAGGCAACGGCTGAAAAGCAGTTGGAGGTTGTAATGAAAAGTATTACAGGGATTGTGGATTTAATTGAGAGTGGACATGAGGTAGTTATTAGTCATGGCAATGGTCCGCAAGTAGGCAGGATAGTCCTTCAGAATGAAATGGCTAGACATGAAACTCCTGCTATGCCGCTTGATATATGTGGGGCGATGAGTCAAGGTATGATAGGGTATCACATTGAACAGGCTTTAAGAAATGAGCTTAGGAAAAGGGGTGTGAGTAAAGATGTTGCTGTATTGATTACTCAAGTCATAGTTGACAAAGAAGACAAGGGATTTAGGGATCCTAGTAAACCGATTGGTCCATTTTATGATAGAGCTACGGCATTGGAACTTGAAAAGAGCAAGGGGTATGTTCTGAGAGAGGACAGCGGCAGGGGTTACAGGAGAGTAGTAGCTTCTCCGATGCCATTAGAGATAGTAGAGATTGAAGCAATAAAGGAATTAATCGGAAAGGGATTTATAGTCATTGCTTGTGGTGGAGGTGGAGTGCCTCTTGTAAGAGATTTAAGAGGAAATATTGAAGGAGTAAGTGCGGTAATTGATAAAGATTTTGCCTCATCTAGATTAGCTCAGGATGTAGGGGCAGATGTTTTGATTATACTTACAGCTGTTGAGAAGGTATCATTAAATTTTGGTAAATCGGATGAGATTTTGTTAAATGAGGTTAGTACTTCAGATATGGAAAAATACATAGATGAAGGGCATTTTGCAGTAGGATCTATGCTGCCTAAAGTGCAGGCTGGTATGGAGTTTGTAAAGTCTAGTGAAGGAAGGATAGCCATCATTACGTCATTAGATAAACTTAGTAAAGACATAGAGAATGCTAGAGGTACTGTCATTAAAGACTAAGGAAGTAGTATAGAAGAAGAATAAGGGCGTATTGAGGGTTTATTTTGATTTATGAGTACGCCCTTATTTCCAAAATTGCTGTAATTTTAATTTTTAATTATTCAGGGTTGATTTGTTTCGAAAAACTAGTTTGTAATTTAATGGCTCTTTTTTTGGCTTTAAATTTGTATGTAACTATAGCGGATAGGGTACAAAAAATGAGTACCAGTAGGACAAGTGTATTTATGGCACTCATTAAATTAGATAACACTGAGCATATTAATAGTACTAAGAATGAGAATAAACGAGATATTGTACTGTTAATGGAAGTTATAGTTCCTAAAACTTTTGAATCAATATTCTTTCGTAAAAAATATTCCAAATTATTAGAATAAAGACTAACCATAGTTACTAAGAGTGTGATTATGGTAGTAAACATATAAATATGTGAAACTGTTTTTATTAAAATTGATAATAAAGCCATGGTAGTTAAAATGATATAAATGGAATACTCAGGGCGTTTAATTTTCTTAAATGTCCATGCTCCTATAATATCTGACAAACGAAATAATATATACATGGTTCCAAATGTACTAATGGGTATATTTTTATCAGTAAAAATTACTTGCCAGTATAAATAGAAAGGTTGCAAGAATAACTGAATGGCACTAATTAGGATAAATAACTCCAGGAGAACTTCAGATCTTAAAAACCTAATTATATCTTTCTTGAAATTTATAAGATATAGCATGGTATCTTCTTTTTTATATTGATAATCTGTATTTTTATCACACGATATGAAAAGAATTGTAACTAAGGAAGATACTAAATATAGTAATAATGAAATGAGATATATTTTCAGATCAATATGCAAAAATAAGATACTGCCTATGTCGCCTGTATCAAGGTGACTCAAAAAAATTAAAAGCATTTATATCCTCTAGAAAGATAATTTTAAGCATTGGGGCTATTTTAGGTGGCGATTAAAGCTAATATCAATTGTTCCAGTACTTACTGCAGATGACATCCCATATATAAACCAAGCAGAGCAAAGAATAGCAAATGATGTCGCTTTGAAAATAATGAAATATGAAACCATTGACAAAAAAATAGACATCAAGTAAACAATTTTTCTATCAAAAATGTCTGAAATTACACCTGAGGGAAACTCAAAGATCATAATTGCAAGCATGTAGCACATTTGTACCATGGCAATATTGCCTAGCGCTAGCCCTTTATTGATTAAAATAATAGTCAGAACTGCGTGCGGAAGTGTTCTTGCAAATTCTGATAAAAACAAAGAACAAAAATAATATTTTTCATGTTCATTCCTTATCATAACCCCTGACGGCCTTTACAAGATGTGTTTTTTCGGGTATTTTCTTGCTTTAAGAGAACTTTTTCATAGGCTTTTAGGAAGGGGAAGTAGATCAGTGTAGAAAGTATCAATAATAGTAAAGATAATATAAGAGCCTTAAAGTCAAGTCCAGTAGAAATGAAAGCTGCTAGTGCTGATGGTGTTGTCCAAGGAACTAAAGTCCTAACTCTCTCAATGAATCCAAAATTAGTTAAAGAGTATGCAACAACTACGTTAATTAAAGGAACTAGTATGAAAGGAATACCTAAAATGGGATTTAAAATAATTGGAGAACCAAAAATCATAGGCTCATTGATATTGAAAAGACCAGGGATAAAGGAAAGTCTTCCTATAGTTCTTAAATGTTGAGCCTTGCTTAACATCATAGCTGCGGCAAGTCCCAGTGTCGCTCCGCTTCCGCCAATGTATACAAGTGAATCAAGAAAACCTCCAGCTAAAATATGAGGAAGAGGAATGTTATCCGATAAAGCTTTTACATTAACTTCAAGATTTGCCAAAATTATTGGATTAAGCAAAGCAATAATAACGCCACTTCCATGAAGACCACAAAACCAAAATACATGCACAATTAAGACAATAATTAATGTTCCAATTAAAGTGTCACTGATATACAGAAGAGGCCTAAAAATACTTATAATGATTTCGGGTAATAGGTTCCCTGTTGTACTTTGAACAAAGAGATTTGTGGCTTGCGCAATAAGTGTGAGTAAAACAACAGGAATTAAAGCTTCAAAGGATCTTGAAACAGCAGGGGGGACACTTTCTGGAAGTTTAATTGTTATTTTTTTATTTATTAAAAATCTATATAGTTCAACTGAAAAAAT
The sequence above is drawn from the Borrelia sp. RT5S genome and encodes:
- the arcA gene encoding arginine deiminase, giving the protein MKCLKPISVFSEIGRLRKVLLHRPGEELENLTPSIMQRLLFDDIPYLEVAKQEHDAFADTLRNNGAEVVYIEDLISETISSSDEIKDKFVSQFILEAGIRTENKTRALKDYFYNMSVKDMISKMISGVTRDELKNYKSDSLNYLVNSEYPLITDPMPNVLFTRDPFASVGNGVTINRMRTRTRRRETIFAEYIFGYHPVYKENIPIWFTRDEDTTLEGGDELILSRDVLAIGVSERTEAESVEKVARKLFQAKASFSTILAFQIPQSRAYMHLDTVFTQIDHNTFTSFSSDDMSFTIYALTYDSGSGNIKVKSEKAKLEDILGFYLGCKVNIINCAGGNLIHGAREQWNDGANTLAIAPGEVVVYSRNHVTNRLLKEFGIKVHEIPSSELSRGRGGPRCMSMPLIRDDI
- the argF gene encoding ornithine carbamoyltransferase, whose translation is MYNLRNRSFLRILDFTQKEIKYLLDLSHNLKRAKYTGVEKQKLKGKNIAIIFEKDSTRTRCAFEVAAYDQGAGVTYLGPTGSQIGKKESIADTARVLGRMYDAIEFRGFSQQAVEDLARYSNVPVYNGLTDIAHPTQVLADFMTIEEHKGCLKKLKMVFCGDGRNNVANSLMEGCAMMGMDFRIFAPKELFPEPELVDKVRGVAHKSGGRITISSSIEETVKDADVVYTDVWVSMGEINWDERIKLLKPYQVNKELMKLAKEDAIFMHCLPAFHDLNTVLGKELFDKYGLEGVEVTDDVFESNQSVVFDEAENRLHTIKAVMVATLG
- a CDS encoding YfcC family protein encodes the protein MIGKIKIPSSFTIIFSLIVIMTVLTYVLPAGEFSKEMREVSGSMKEVVVAGTYHTVDRAPRGFFDGIYTVLTSMAKGMEHAVEVIVFILIVGGAYGVILRTGAVDAGIAAAIRKMGNKDKLLIPFMMFIFSIGGTTTGMCEETLPFYLVMIPLVLALGYDMIVAVSIIALGAGIGTMASTINPFATGIASAIAGIDLNEGFYFRIVLYVVSTLVAIIYVLVYAVRVKNDPTKSIVYAKREEHYNAFIKDSGGNSGSDIPEFTNARKIVLLLYGIMILFLTYSIIQLGWWMQEMTMLYLGTAILSALVCKMSESQMWDAFIEGAKDMMTAAVIIGIARGVMIVADDGLITATILNAAAEFLYGLPKVLFIVLNEIVQILIGFVVPSSSGHASLTMPIMAPLADFLEMPRASVVIAMQTASGLVNLLTPTGVIMAVLGIARLGYGSWVRFVVPLFVIEFVICILVIMANVYI
- the arcC gene encoding carbamate kinase gives rise to the protein MDSKKIVICLGGNALEDGNGEATAEKQLEVVMKSITGIVDLIESGHEVVISHGNGPQVGRIVLQNEMARHETPAMPLDICGAMSQGMIGYHIEQALRNELRKRGVSKDVAVLITQVIVDKEDKGFRDPSKPIGPFYDRATALELEKSKGYVLREDSGRGYRRVVASPMPLEIVEIEAIKELIGKGFIVIACGGGGVPLVRDLRGNIEGVSAVIDKDFASSRLAQDVGADVLIILTAVEKVSLNFGKSDEILLNEVSTSDMEKYIDEGHFAVGSMLPKVQAGMEFVKSSEGRIAIITSLDKLSKDIENARGTVIKD
- a CDS encoding MFS transporter, yielding MIRNEHEKYYFCSLFLSEFARTLPHAVLTIILINKGLALGNIAMVQMCYMLAIMIFEFPSGVISDIFDRKIVYLMSIFLSMVSYFIIFKATSFAILCSAWFIYGMSSAVSTGTIDISFNRHLK
- the celB gene encoding PTS cellobiose transporter subunit IIC, with the translated sequence MKLQEIIESSLVPIASKIASNKYLIAIRDGFVFSMPFLIVGSFVLLLVNLPFTDPSNFLYQQWYVDLMTRYKENIVQPFYVSMGIMAIFVVFGIGYSLANFYKIGEITGGFLSLFTFLILGGQSDWIPYGGETTKWAISPGGWFPVIDARYLGAQGVFMGIIAAIFSVELYRFLINKKITIKLPESVPPAVSRSFEALIPVVLLTLIAQATNLFVQSTTGNLLPEIIISIFRPLLYISDTLIGTLIIVLIVHVFWFCGLHGSGVIIALLNPIILANLEVNVKALSDNIPLPHILAGGFLDSLVYIGGSGATLGLAAAMMLSKAQHLRTIGRLSFIPGLFNINEPMIFGSPIILNPILGIPFILVPLINVVVAYSLTNFGFIERVRTLVPWTTPSALAAFISTGLDFKALILSLLLLILSTLIYFPFLKAYEKVLLKQENTRKNTSCKGRQGL